A stretch of the Ostrea edulis chromosome 9, xbOstEdul1.1, whole genome shotgun sequence genome encodes the following:
- the LOC125658088 gene encoding monocarboxylate transporter 12-like isoform X3 yields MTPLAGVLVNKFGWRVVSFGGGLLTCCGLLLSTLSTNLFMLCLFYGVVTGAGLGIAYMGGSLAVPRYFQHKKIQNLAVGVASAGGGIGTFIFPPIIRFLDNEYGWKGMFMILAGISLNICVFGLLYRPLPNKDENKNPTRKKRRSSTHVPEPNDWSFLKSSVFHFVAMNNFLYAFGASIIYGHLAAYAEFHMHLNKNEAAVLYSVIGISVTIAKVTQGLVADFHKVHPIFKAINQYILFYFLGGLATLLLLVDTGYAGLLVYCVFFGASSAANGGSLIPAILMEIFGQTKLSLPYGVVLAEMSIGHVLGAPAAGWMYEHGKNYHHPFIVASVSMILSAVVMWYPRRYLMSPRETLMILDIESPTEEEKCEKYFDEKESSEATRFIRIKNAKCLQSPNIEKEATIKINHNHIKGDVTSFLIADEKEIQRVEENMTEMTTLISSETDVKTGNDTDIPN; encoded by the exons ATGA CTCCCTTAGCCGGTGTGTTGGTCAACAAATTCGGATGGCGTGTGGTTTCGTTTGGCGGGGGACTGTTGACGTGTTGTGGTCTTCTTTTGAGCACTCTGTCCACCAACCTCTTCATGCTCTGTTTGTTTTATGGAGTTGTGACAG GTGCAGGCTTAGGAATCGCGTACATGGGTGGAAGTCTCGCCGTGCCGAGGTATTTTCAGCACAAGAAGATTCAGAACCTTGCCGTTGGTGTGGCGTCAGCAGGCGGGGGAATTGGTACCTTTATTTTCCCACCAATCATTCGATTTTTGGATAATGAATATGGATGGAAAGGAATGTTTATGATTTTGGCAGGAATTTCACTTAATATCTGTGTGTTTGGTCTGTTGTATCGCCCCCTTCCAAATAAAGACGAAAACAAAAATCCGACGAGAAAGAAGAGGCGAAGTTCTACCCATGTACCAGAACCTAACGACTGGAGCTTTCTTAAAAGTTCGGTTTTCCATTTCGTTGCGatgaataattttttatatGCATTTGGTGCCTCCATCATATACGGACATCTTGCAGCATACGCAGAGTTTCATATGCATTTAAACAAAAACGAAGCTGCCGTTTTATACTCAGTAATTGGGATCTCCGTCACAATCGCAAAAGTCACCCAGGGACTTGTTGCAGATTTTCACAAAGTCCACCCCATCTTCAAAGCCATTAATCAGTACATTCTTTTCTATTTCCTCGGTGGCCTTGCGACGCTCTTGTTGTTGGTGGACACTGGTTATGCCGGGCTATTGGTGTACTGTGTCTTCTTTGGTGCGAGCTCAGCCGCCAACGGTGGGTCTTTAATTCCAGCAATACTGATGGAAATATTTGGACAAACTAAACTTTCACTTCCATATGGAGTAGTTTTAGCTGAAATGTCTATAGGACATGTTCTGGGAGCACCTGCCGCAG GTTGGATGTACGAGCATGGGAAGAATTACCACCATCCTTTCATAGTGGCATCTGTGTCCATGATACTTAGTGCAGTCGTTATGTGGTACCCACGTCGATACCTGATGAGTCCTCGAGAAACCTTAATGATATTAGACATCGAAAGCCCGACTGAAGAGGAAAAATGCGagaaatattttgatgaaaaagaGTCATCAGAAGCCACGCGTTTCATCAGAATCAAGAATGCAAAATGTCTACAGTCGCCTAACATAGAAAAAGAAGCGACTatcaaaataaatcataatcaCATCAAAGGAGATGTAACAAGTTTTCTAATAGCAGATGAGAAGGAAATTCAACGGGTTGAGGAAAACATGACTGAGATGACCACTTTAATTTCATCAGAAACAGATGTAAAAACCGGAAATGATACAGACATCCCTAATTAA
- the LOC125658088 gene encoding monocarboxylate transporter 4-like isoform X1, whose product MAVCLEKMYYGWVVVLSAAVIRILVYGISFTSGVVYVVILENFKTGVAETSWISSLITAMTFIITPLAGVLVNKFGWRVVSFGGGLLTCCGLLLSTLSTNLFMLCLFYGVVTGAGLGIAYMGGSLAVPRYFQHKKIQNLAVGVASAGGGIGTFIFPPIIRFLDNEYGWKGMFMILAGISLNICVFGLLYRPLPNKDENKNPTRKKRRSSTHVPEPNDWSFLKSSVFHFVAMNNFLYAFGASIIYGHLAAYAEFHMHLNKNEAAVLYSVIGISVTIAKVTQGLVADFHKVHPIFKAINQYILFYFLGGLATLLLLVDTGYAGLLVYCVFFGASSAANGGSLIPAILMEIFGQTKLSLPYGVVLAEMSIGHVLGAPAAGWMYEHGKNYHHPFIVASVSMILSAVVMWYPRRYLMSPRETLMILDIESPTEEEKCEKYFDEKESSEATRFIRIKNAKCLQSPNIEKEATIKINHNHIKGDVTSFLIADEKEIQRVEENMTEMTTLISSETDVKTGNDTDIPN is encoded by the exons ATGGCAGTTTGTTTGGAAAAGATGTACTACGGATGGGTGGTGGTGCTTTCAGCGGCCGTCATAAGAATTCTCGTCTACGGCATTTCCTTCACTTCTGGTGTAGTTTATGTTGTTATTCTGGAGAACTTCAAGACCGGTGTGGCAGAAACGTCATGGATTTCGTCACTTATTACCGCCATGACGTTTATAATTA CTCCCTTAGCCGGTGTGTTGGTCAACAAATTCGGATGGCGTGTGGTTTCGTTTGGCGGGGGACTGTTGACGTGTTGTGGTCTTCTTTTGAGCACTCTGTCCACCAACCTCTTCATGCTCTGTTTGTTTTATGGAGTTGTGACAG GTGCAGGCTTAGGAATCGCGTACATGGGTGGAAGTCTCGCCGTGCCGAGGTATTTTCAGCACAAGAAGATTCAGAACCTTGCCGTTGGTGTGGCGTCAGCAGGCGGGGGAATTGGTACCTTTATTTTCCCACCAATCATTCGATTTTTGGATAATGAATATGGATGGAAAGGAATGTTTATGATTTTGGCAGGAATTTCACTTAATATCTGTGTGTTTGGTCTGTTGTATCGCCCCCTTCCAAATAAAGACGAAAACAAAAATCCGACGAGAAAGAAGAGGCGAAGTTCTACCCATGTACCAGAACCTAACGACTGGAGCTTTCTTAAAAGTTCGGTTTTCCATTTCGTTGCGatgaataattttttatatGCATTTGGTGCCTCCATCATATACGGACATCTTGCAGCATACGCAGAGTTTCATATGCATTTAAACAAAAACGAAGCTGCCGTTTTATACTCAGTAATTGGGATCTCCGTCACAATCGCAAAAGTCACCCAGGGACTTGTTGCAGATTTTCACAAAGTCCACCCCATCTTCAAAGCCATTAATCAGTACATTCTTTTCTATTTCCTCGGTGGCCTTGCGACGCTCTTGTTGTTGGTGGACACTGGTTATGCCGGGCTATTGGTGTACTGTGTCTTCTTTGGTGCGAGCTCAGCCGCCAACGGTGGGTCTTTAATTCCAGCAATACTGATGGAAATATTTGGACAAACTAAACTTTCACTTCCATATGGAGTAGTTTTAGCTGAAATGTCTATAGGACATGTTCTGGGAGCACCTGCCGCAG GTTGGATGTACGAGCATGGGAAGAATTACCACCATCCTTTCATAGTGGCATCTGTGTCCATGATACTTAGTGCAGTCGTTATGTGGTACCCACGTCGATACCTGATGAGTCCTCGAGAAACCTTAATGATATTAGACATCGAAAGCCCGACTGAAGAGGAAAAATGCGagaaatattttgatgaaaaagaGTCATCAGAAGCCACGCGTTTCATCAGAATCAAGAATGCAAAATGTCTACAGTCGCCTAACATAGAAAAAGAAGCGACTatcaaaataaatcataatcaCATCAAAGGAGATGTAACAAGTTTTCTAATAGCAGATGAGAAGGAAATTCAACGGGTTGAGGAAAACATGACTGAGATGACCACTTTAATTTCATCAGAAACAGATGTAAAAACCGGAAATGATACAGACATCCCTAATTAA
- the LOC125658088 gene encoding monocarboxylate transporter 12-like isoform X2 — protein MVDLRIFREYAPEKKKRAPLAGVLVNKFGWRVVSFGGGLLTCCGLLLSTLSTNLFMLCLFYGVVTGAGLGIAYMGGSLAVPRYFQHKKIQNLAVGVASAGGGIGTFIFPPIIRFLDNEYGWKGMFMILAGISLNICVFGLLYRPLPNKDENKNPTRKKRRSSTHVPEPNDWSFLKSSVFHFVAMNNFLYAFGASIIYGHLAAYAEFHMHLNKNEAAVLYSVIGISVTIAKVTQGLVADFHKVHPIFKAINQYILFYFLGGLATLLLLVDTGYAGLLVYCVFFGASSAANGGSLIPAILMEIFGQTKLSLPYGVVLAEMSIGHVLGAPAAGWMYEHGKNYHHPFIVASVSMILSAVVMWYPRRYLMSPRETLMILDIESPTEEEKCEKYFDEKESSEATRFIRIKNAKCLQSPNIEKEATIKINHNHIKGDVTSFLIADEKEIQRVEENMTEMTTLISSETDVKTGNDTDIPN, from the exons ATGGTAGATTTGcgaattttcagggaatatgcCCCCGAGAAGAAAAAGCGAG CTCCCTTAGCCGGTGTGTTGGTCAACAAATTCGGATGGCGTGTGGTTTCGTTTGGCGGGGGACTGTTGACGTGTTGTGGTCTTCTTTTGAGCACTCTGTCCACCAACCTCTTCATGCTCTGTTTGTTTTATGGAGTTGTGACAG GTGCAGGCTTAGGAATCGCGTACATGGGTGGAAGTCTCGCCGTGCCGAGGTATTTTCAGCACAAGAAGATTCAGAACCTTGCCGTTGGTGTGGCGTCAGCAGGCGGGGGAATTGGTACCTTTATTTTCCCACCAATCATTCGATTTTTGGATAATGAATATGGATGGAAAGGAATGTTTATGATTTTGGCAGGAATTTCACTTAATATCTGTGTGTTTGGTCTGTTGTATCGCCCCCTTCCAAATAAAGACGAAAACAAAAATCCGACGAGAAAGAAGAGGCGAAGTTCTACCCATGTACCAGAACCTAACGACTGGAGCTTTCTTAAAAGTTCGGTTTTCCATTTCGTTGCGatgaataattttttatatGCATTTGGTGCCTCCATCATATACGGACATCTTGCAGCATACGCAGAGTTTCATATGCATTTAAACAAAAACGAAGCTGCCGTTTTATACTCAGTAATTGGGATCTCCGTCACAATCGCAAAAGTCACCCAGGGACTTGTTGCAGATTTTCACAAAGTCCACCCCATCTTCAAAGCCATTAATCAGTACATTCTTTTCTATTTCCTCGGTGGCCTTGCGACGCTCTTGTTGTTGGTGGACACTGGTTATGCCGGGCTATTGGTGTACTGTGTCTTCTTTGGTGCGAGCTCAGCCGCCAACGGTGGGTCTTTAATTCCAGCAATACTGATGGAAATATTTGGACAAACTAAACTTTCACTTCCATATGGAGTAGTTTTAGCTGAAATGTCTATAGGACATGTTCTGGGAGCACCTGCCGCAG GTTGGATGTACGAGCATGGGAAGAATTACCACCATCCTTTCATAGTGGCATCTGTGTCCATGATACTTAGTGCAGTCGTTATGTGGTACCCACGTCGATACCTGATGAGTCCTCGAGAAACCTTAATGATATTAGACATCGAAAGCCCGACTGAAGAGGAAAAATGCGagaaatattttgatgaaaaagaGTCATCAGAAGCCACGCGTTTCATCAGAATCAAGAATGCAAAATGTCTACAGTCGCCTAACATAGAAAAAGAAGCGACTatcaaaataaatcataatcaCATCAAAGGAGATGTAACAAGTTTTCTAATAGCAGATGAGAAGGAAATTCAACGGGTTGAGGAAAACATGACTGAGATGACCACTTTAATTTCATCAGAAACAGATGTAAAAACCGGAAATGATACAGACATCCCTAATTAA